In Phaseolus vulgaris cultivar G19833 chromosome 7, P. vulgaris v2.0, whole genome shotgun sequence, the genomic stretch TTAAGTGAGGAAACTGACTCGAAGGGCTATTTCCTTGCGACTTTGTGTCCACGGGAGGTCGCAGAAAATCATGTACTCAAGGAGTGTAGGGCTTGCCTTGATGCCTCTCCTTTGAACAATTGCAGTTATGCCACAGACGTTAACCAAGGGATTAGTGGTGCTTTGCTTCACTCTCCTCGCTTCCTCCATAACAAGAACATGAAATTATACACTGTTGGCCCTTTTCTTTTCACCTCATCACCACCATCAACCGTCTCTGATGGATATTAGATCACTGGAATCTCCACCCACAATCTTTTATGTGCTTCATCATTGTTTAatcattttgttctttttttacATAAACGTTAGTAATTATTATAACTCCTTAGATGTAAGAATGTCACAATTCAAAATGTAAGAGTTTATGTATGTTTAGATGGAAGTGGTACCATGTAAACTAAacgtaaaaaaaaacaagagttCTCATGATGGTGCAAAACTGaaactttttcttctcttttatttAACGAAAACTTTAAACGTAAAACTTTTAATTCTTCTACACCCTTCTAACAactaataaaaagtaatattttgactttttttttataagttgtgaataaccaatttttttaaaaaataatcaaattagtttataaattttattaataataaactattttaagtaataataattttttaatttttaaaataatatttaatttaattaatatagtaattaattatttttatttttaaaattagttactatttaagAATGCCTATTACTGTGTTCGGTTGGTGTTTAGTATAAAATATCATCATCCATTCATTAAAGGGCTAATTTTTCCTCCTAGGGAATTGTGTCTCGCATCCTATgcagtttttaatttttaaaattagtcttattctaaaattaaaaatctggaataaaaaaaataaatttggagTACATTTTTGTGTCttggaaataaaaatttgatatagaattggaaaattaaaattttattggaGAAAAACACTTAaagaatacaaaatatatattctcCAAATAAATTGGAAAACAAAAACTGGAAACCCATTTGAAAAAAAGATTTCAAGATGAAGTGTTCCagaaatccaaatctaaatacaTGAAGGTATTCCAAGAAAAGGGATCCAAATCTAGAAAGGTATTGGAGGAAAGTATCCAAATCCAAAAACTTATTGAAGAAAATGGATTATGTGATGTATTTTCATCCATACCCCTCTGATTAGGCATTTTTGTGAAAGATCGGTGAAGGTCAGAATTGATAGGTGGAGTAAGTAATTGACTACTTAAAAGTATAAAAGGGTGGAAAATCTAACAAGGTGGTGGATTCAATATCCCTCCAAAAATAGCTTTTGCATTTAAACAAGAGGATAGGAAAGTTGTACTGAGTGGACCAGCATAAGCCAAATCTACGTCGGCAACCTCCACACCCTGGCAGGGGTTACGAATGCTGCATTGCAGAGACACTGCAATGTTCGACACTGTAGTTCCTTTTATATTCCGGAAATGAACATCGCTGATCTTCCATACCGAAGTTGATGGCTGCACATTTACACTGTTAGATTATATAACAACAAGGCTATAGGTTGCATTAAGTTACTTACCTCTCCGGGCAATCCGGAGCCATAACTCTGATCAATGATAACGGGATTCTGGACATCCTTCATGATGATGCCTTCATAGGTAATGTTCTTAATCTCCATTGGCACTGTCCCGGTCCAGGTTTTGATTCTGGCACCGTTGGTGGTGTTCACGAACGTGCAATTCGTAACGGTAACGCCGTTCACACTTCCCTCCTCTGGCCTCTTACCAAGGCTTCCCACACTGATGCCATGACCAGGCCCGCAGGTGATGTCATGGATAGTCAGGTTAGTGGTACTGTGTCCGATGGAAATACAGTCATCACCGGTTCCGATGACGCTGCTGGAGACCCTAATCATATCGCTGGAGCTTATGTGCATGCCGTCTGTGTTGGGACTGTTTTCCGGTGCTGTTATGTTGAGGTGAGACAGTGAAACGTTGCTGCACCCGTGAATGTGAAAGTGGAACTGCATGCTGTTCAACGAAGTGATGCCCGTAACCATGGAGTTGTTCACCTTGTAGAATTTCAGAGACTGCATTGCATGCGTTTATAAACTTGTCAAACATATATATTCCTCGATATTTGCgtttcaaaaaggaaaaaaactatATTCAGAATTGTAAATTTGACTAAGAATATGCTTACAGCCGGGAGGGGAGCACAGTTGTTTTTGTTCTTCTTGCAGTCGTTTAATGGCCACATAGCAGCTCCTTGGCCATCAAAAACTCCTGTCCCAGTCAACACAAGGCCATCAATGTCTTGAAACGTGAACCATTCTGGACTCACATACTGAGATGGATTTGTGTTGGCTACAACAGTTCCTATAACTTCAACGGTTATAGGCTTTGGGCTGTTACATGGCCCCGCGAACATAGTTTGGGCAATACGATAAGTTCCCTCTGGGATCAAAACCTTTGCCTCGGTAGTACTGTTCTTGCATGCTGCTCCCCATGCAGCCCTAAAAGCCTGCATATTATCATTCCTTAAACATATCTTCCCTAACTTTATATTATGATCACGTACCACATGTTCATATATTTTACTTCTCTCTAAAGCAACAAATTGTGCTTTAACAACTATAATTTCCTCCATTATTTCAATCAATCCATACATAGTTATTCACATATAGTTCGGAAGGAATTCGTTGAATCTAGGAAGGAAATCAAATAGATTAAACTCACATGAATATTGTCCGTCTTGCCGTCTGCCACAGCACCGAATTTTGTCACGTCAAAAATTTGTGGACCATTATTTAGAATTGGAAGGAGGAGGCTACGGCGAGTCTCAAGGGCACGCGATGCACCTATGCAGCTGCAAGAGAGCAAAGCAATGCCTAAGAAAAAAATGGCTTTCGCCGTAGCCATGGTGATTAATCACCGGCTTTAACCTCAACCACACAGAATGTTAAGGTTCTAAATTGCAGCTTGTGTGGTTTGATATTATGTTAAGGATGCTGTTATTGTCACGGAACTGCAATTTAGAACCTGTATTCTACGTTTTTGGAAGAGCTTCTTAACACGTGACTtgaaatatttatatacaaGAGAATTTACCTCATCCTCAGCCAATATGAAATCTATCTTTGGGGACCATCCCTTGTTAATCGGAATGTgtaagtttttaattaatttgatttagctTTTCTTTAATTTAGTATCGCCTTTCTCCACCTTTAGCTACACTTATCAGTTTGGTTAAGGAAAACCTTAATAATTAGCATGCATACCTGGCATGGCCTCTTCTTCTGAATCTCTTTTTTGCAACGACatatttaaaatgtatataatatgtataatgttggcaacaaaaatataatcatATAATGTTCTGTAATCGATACAATATTACAAACACAGCTTTTCACCTTTTGATTCAAGTGTAATTGTGCTGAATCTTTTCCAAAAGGCAGGGAACTGGCTTAGatttggtgatatatatatatatataatattttgtttattccCTGGCAGATTATGATAGATGCAATATAACGATGGTACATTTAACTATGGATGAGCAAGACTTTTATAGTTCTGCTTATGAGATGTTAAAAATGATTTAGTTTTGAATGAGACCTTGAAAACTTGACTTCAgtgacaattttttttccaacttTGATGAGTAAATTTAACTTTTCTCTACCTTCATAACACACTGATTTTGTAACTCATGTGTGTTGGATTTTCTTctcacatttttattttaaaaattattttataagataAGTAAACATTATTTActtataaactttttattaaaatttttaaaaattatttcaaaatatatgttttaacaCCAAAAAATTAAAGACGAGTTAACGGAACTCAAACTATAAAATTTGAACTAGTCTAAAAATTTCATACTTTTAATATTAGTAAAAAAGAAGCAGTTGGATTAAAAAGAAGTTTAGCTTCATTCAAAAATCATAATTGAATTTGAGTGAATAATTtattgaaatgtattttttatcaacaataaataataaaataaaattgaagtaTTATGATTACTTCAAcccataaaaaaaatctcacaaTGCTCATATCACAACCCACAAAAATGGAAATACTCGTTATCAATAAGAGATAAAGAAATGACATCTAGTATGCATGTAATCATTTTTCCACCAAAACCATTCTCCCCTGCATACAAATTCAGCAGAGATTTTCGTTTTctgcaacaataaaaaaaaaacagaggcCAGCTACCTATTCCAAAATCAATGACTAATCCTCCCATATAtactttatattttcattttctgcaaccataaaaaaaaaaacagaagcCAACTAAATCAATGCTTAATCCTCCCATATGTAATTCACATGATCAGCAAAAGGTGTAGAGAAAAAAATAGTTCaattaatacattttaaacatgcaatcaaatttaagcaccaatcaaaataaaaaaaactttgtatTAAGAAATTTGTGATTCACCTATATCTAAGCTTTAACTTGTGTCATAGTACAAATTTCAGCCCGGTCTACCACTTTACCATTAAAAATCACATTCTTTATATGGTTCCAAAATTCTCCAAATGATTGCTACACAGATACATCTCCACATGTTATTTCAATTATAGTTCGGTCTTATAATATCATTATAAACAAAGTGTTGTTCGACCTGTTACTATGAACAAATTTCATTCATGCCCACAAATCACACATATAAAAAGATGTCACAAATTGTACTTGTGCCAGAATTGTTAGACCAGATTTTCCACAAATTTGACAATACTAGTTTGGATATGACTAAGTGGAAGAAAAGgtagaattccaaataggttgaTTAGACGGTCCAAAACCAGGAAAGTGATTAGATAGTTTATATGTGATAAATGGTTTAGGGTCTATACGAGTTAGATGATCGAAAAGCATGGCGTTCTCCACGATTGATAAAATGATTGGGGTGAGGTCTATCGATGAGGAGAGTGATAGGATTCTAAGGAGCAAACATCGTGTTTGCTTGATTAATTGGTTTATCCGAGAGTATATACTTTTCAAACCTTTCTTTTTGCATGAGTAGTGAAACTTCTATTTCATCAATAATGTAAGTCGTGAAGTAATATAAGTGAAAAAATTATCATACTCATCAAGTAAGTCATCAAGAATGGAATCTATTTGATCATTAGGAGATATAGGTGCACCAACAACGATAAACAAGTCAACAATTTTCttgatatcaagaagataaataaGAAGAAATTTATCTTTCTTGGATGTGTTGAGTTGAAGCTTGAGTTTCTTGACCTTGGCACGAGTATGTGAAGTGAAATGCGTCGTTAGACAATCGAATATCCGAGCAACAAAATCAAGGCCAACCATCTCTGTCAAGATAGGTGTAGTCATGGAAGCAACAACCACACAACAATCAATTAGTTTTGTTGTTTGTTACGAAGAAATTCAATGTTGAGAAGATTACGTTCACTATCATCAGAGGTGAAAAAATGGGATGAAATATTTGTACCATCAAGAAACTTGAAGAGTTGTCTAAGAATTGTCAGAATAACATGTTTCTTTGTAAGATAACTTTCATCATCTAGTTTGAGGCTTATGGATGTTGTGAAATGATAAGGAACAAAAGGATTTGTGGACAGAGAAATCTGATACTAAGAAATAAGAGAAGAAGACATTGTCGcaagagaaaaataatttcagctcatgataccaaattagaaaataataagaaagaaaataaaaaagggaAACATATTTCATTTAcactattgaaaacaaaaaaaaaaagtccaccaatataaataaaaaattgaaaacacaCATAAATCACCATACACAAAACAATTGTGTAATATTAAACTGTATCttatttttcacaatttttaatCATTAACTTCTAATAAATGGCCATAAGTACGATTTACcttataaaatacatttttctaattttagagaagtcaaattaaaaaaaggaCTAGTTATATATGGTATCATTTCTGGGTTTTTTGTGTTTCAATAATAAAACACATTCAATACATGTATAGTGAATAGCAAAAGTTTACTGAGAAAAGAAAGCACAAATAACTAGTGATTGACCCAGTTGTTAGCTTTCTGTAAGTTTTGTATTTTTATGTTTAGTTTAGAGGTAGGTAGACTTGTTAGGATGTTTGTTTGGTCTGGCATTTAACTTCCGCGTAAAATCGCTTATAAAACGCGTTACCAAACACACGTTTAAATCTAGTAAATTTCTCTATACACAGAAGAACAACTCTTCCCTCTAGCTTCACGTTGGACATGTGAAGACGGAACTTGGAGAAATGTCTTTGGAAGCAAGCGTTCTGTTCCACTTTTGGGGAAGTTCCCTCCTTGTCAAGAAAAAGCTGTAGTCCCACTTCTGATTTCGCTGACACTTGTCATAGACCCTTTACTTAAACCACAACTACCTCTTTCTCCATCACCCTCACCCTCACTTTCAACGGTCAAAATACTCCTTTTCCATCTCCACACTATGCTccttttatttcttaaatttatgcTTAGTAAATTAGTATTATCTAGAGTGGAAGTGAAATAGGAAAAACAAAACATTCGTAACTTGGTTTCAATTTCTTGAGAAGTTGAACACACTATCACTGGAAATAACATACATACACGTACATAAGCGTGGCAGCAATAAGGTTATTGTGAACAAGTTTACAAGCCTTAGTTGTACTGGTACTGGTACTGGTGTTTCGAATGAGTGTGTGCTTCTAAGAAATAAAATAGTGGTGAAATAAAACATGGGATACCCCAAATTAGTTGGAGCCTAGAGTTGACCAAATGAGTGAGCAAGATATGCCAGTGCTCCTACAAGGGGTGAGTTAATGTATGTTGCTGGCTCTGATTGCTCATAATCCGACCGTTCATCAGGGAACCTATCATGTTGGTCCGGTCCACCAACAATAGCCCCCACTAGAATGTTTGGGTTCGGGGATTGTGAATTCATCACACTGAAACCTGCAGAACATTGGATCTTTCCAGGGTGTACAGCAATGGACGGTAGAGATGAGCCCCTGTGGTGTATCCTTCTTGGGTACCTTGGACCATACCCCACCATGTATGACATCTTTAAGGGGTTGTCTCCAAGCAAGTAATCCACCTGAAAATAGAATGATTAAAATAATCAACTTTAATTAACATCACAGTGAtagtaaaaactaaaaatttttTAAGACACATGTTATGGTATTGGCTAAAATGTATGGAAATGCACATTTCAATTTGGTATTGCATGATAAGTAGATGCTGCAAGtcagtttttcttttcttttctcccaACCTGTTTCTTTGCTATTGTCCGGAGCCTCTTCGGGGTTACTGCGATTCCACCACAGTTAACAACCGTATGGGCTGAGGTCAAGTATTTGGCATATGTTAACAGTAGGAAGGAGGTGGAAGTGACATACTGCATATTGCTATCACTCATCTTGAAAAGAAGCCCACCTGGTATTAACAAGTAACCGTTACAATCTGGACCACAGAGACACAGTTTCCACTGGGAgcgagtaaaaatgaacttcaCCTGGGGTATATTGTGTAGAAGAGAAAGAGGTTCCAGGAATTAGAGAACAAACGAAATTGTCCGCATGGCCCTTGTAGTCATGGAGGGATTGTACCCTATGAACCAGGAATTCCTAAAACCAGGAAAACAAAACgtaaatttaaaaacattatgtTTCTAGTTTTGTTTAGTGAAGAATACATGTGATGGGATATGGACCTTGGAAAGAAGTATTCTTGCTCCGGCATGCTTGTTATCCCACCCAAAGGTGTTGTCAAACTCTGCAGCCCCAAGGATCTGGCCATTAACTTTAATGTAGTTTAGGTACATTGGATTCTTGGTAGCCTTGTGTAGCCAGGCAGCACCCCACAACAGCTCATCCTACCATTTTTTCACCAAAAGAATTTGAGTAATGAGGATGTCTCCTCTTACTAAACTGAACATTACTTAAGCATATGGAACATTTGAAAGCTTACCTGATAACCAGAGTACGAGCAATAGAAGGGGCACACAAAGGGTTTCAAAGCATTGCTGTAGGATCCCCTGTACTTATCAGCAAACTGGAATACCTACTCCCACAAACAAAATACAGCTTTAAGATTTAGTGGAGAATTTTTTTCTCTACTGAAAATGACTTCTGAAAATTGAATCAAAGGCTTACCCTGATGGCCCTTCTCACTAAAGTTTTTGAGTATGTGGGGTCAGTTCTTCTAAAAACCAGAGAAGCAGCTGCAAGAGCTGCAGCAGTTTCCGCGGCAACTTCTGAACCAGGTGTGTTTGCATCTATTTTAAACACACTTCTTGGAGTGTCCATGTCCTCTGGTCTCTCCCAACAAGCATGGTCCTTCTTAGCATCCCCCACCTGCAAAGCCAATCCAAACCAAGATCAGAATTGAAGTTTCCATTCTCTCCTAAAAGAAGACTTACTCcatttttgtaagaaaataaaaaggtaaAATACATAAAAGTTAAATGAATGAACTTTTAAAACGGCATGTGTGACTTCTCTTTATAGAAAGGGGTACATGTAAGTTGATTTTTACTAGCAAGAGTGTGTAACTGACCTGAACATAAATGGTGTTGGGATGTGCAGTAGCTTTGAGAAGATAATCGGTGGCCCAGCGAATGGCCACTCTAGCATTCTGCAACTCACCTTTCATAAGTCCTCCAAACTCAATAACGCTCCATGAGAGCATGGTGGTGGTGAAGGCCATGGGGAAGCCAAATTTGACATTGTCCCCAGCATCATAGTACCCTCCAACCAAATCAACCTACAATGCATATTAACAGTGAAATAAGCAACGaaatacacacaaaaaaatgGGAATGTGAGAGTTGGGATGAGTATGAAATGGTTAGATATACACATACGCGCATGGCTGCGCCATCAGAAAGGCCAGAGTCCCTCCTCCAAGACATTCTCTGGTTAGGAGGGAGCTTCCCTGACCTCTGGCCTTCAAAGAAGAGAATGGATTTGGTGAGAGCATCTCTGTAGTTATGGGTGGCAAAGCGAGGGTGGCGATGGTGAATGGGGTGATTATAATGTAGTGGGAGGGCATTGACATGTAGCAGAAGAACAGAGAGAAGGGAAAGGAGAACGGTGAGGGAAAGGGAGAAAGTCATTTTGAAGAGGCAATGTGAAAGCACCCCACCCAACACAACACAACGACCAAACAGCCACCTGCAGTTCACAGTGAGAAGAGTGTGTGCTCTTTAGATGTTCAATCTCTGATTTTTATAAAGCAAAAGCTGCTGCGGCCTCTCTAACGTCCTGCTTCGTTACCATACAACAATTATTAGGTCCACATCCTACTCCTACTCCTACAACAACAGTCTTATGTTTTATGTTTTGCCTTTCATgccttttgttttatttttcattttttcaacaATAACTAATCAAAACTTTTACAAAACCTCATTtcctactttttattttttctattttcataaaattactCCAGAAAAATGTGAAAGAATGGAAATACAAACCTACAACCAAAGTTAATTGCCTAACTTTGAAGCCTTATTTTACGCATTTTATTAttcaagatattttttttaatctatatatcacacaattcattttttttgcaaaatacctttttatgtaaaaatgaagTGTTAGATTTATTGCTATATTTTAACATTGTCAACTTATTAAAAATACCTATATGTCTAAgtagagattttttttaaaagaaaacctTTTTTTAACTGTACAGATAAActctttcaaattttatttacataacttgTTTACCGAATATAGATCAGAATTTGGTTCTtagaaaatcaaattttgagatGTGAATAGTGATATTTCTAATACAGTGGTGAATATAGATTTCACAATACAAATTATCACTGTTTACCTGTCATAAATCATCTAATAAAGtctaaaatgtttatttatgcaattttataaaaataaatttatttggaAAAAATATCAATGAAGTGACGGTTCAGTATTCCTCTTTGGTGCAAAATTCTAGTAGcatataattgttattttatacttaaattAGTTGCTTACACTTTTGTACAAGATTCAAACCTCTTCACCCTATATGTTTATTTAGTACAAATTTAATggaaaaattaagataaatattatatttaactttttttctaaataaaataaaaatgaatgaatttatttatgtggaattcacacacacaaatattCTGGATTTTGAactattgtaaaatatttttctattatttaattagttatcgaGATTTTTCTACTGTGATAggaattagatatcaatttataaattatttatcaataatataaactaatttacaaataaaaaaatttcaatctctaaaacaatatctaatttaatcaatataaaaattaattattttttgtctctaaaattaatttttatttaataattttctagtatTGTTATcttgttatttaataaatttgttttcacaATTAAACAACTAAATACATTTATAGTACTatttaattaaatctattttcataataaaaaaagttaaatactATACAAAGTTATAATAAACattcatttattatattaaaaaatagaacaaaGTTGATAACCAACAAAATATGCCATACAATAATTGCAAAAATAACTCTACTTACTTGGAAAATGGAAAATAATGGAGCATCTAGAAACATATCAAAGAGTTGAAGAACATTCTAAAGATCTAAAAGTACAAACCAAATAAACCACACTCCAGGCAAAGAAGAAAATGGTTGAGAGAATCATTTTTACTAATTAACCAAACTGAGATAGAGCTCAATTATAagtaaaagaataattaaaataattttcaaagaAAAGGCATTTGCTCTAAAAGAAAAACTCATTGGTATGAATAATATTTACTTCACCAACTATTAGAGGGTGTGATATGATCTTAAAAAAAGACGAGGAATGGAGTTAAggagaaaaataaaagttatagaAATGGAGGAAAAAATTGTTTGCATGCATGAAAAGTGATCCTgtcggcaactcgaacgtggaggaatcgctctgTAGCACACTCTGttccgtctacgcgactgcgttttCTACAGAATCAccttcagaaccttctcttaGATCTCccaacgtgacctgcaaaacacacagacggcgcctctagcggccgtttgcactccgacgatcaagttagtccacagaaccaccaaagattAGAAagctagtagtgtgtgtgaaaaactcttattctctgtttttctctgtttttctctccctccatctctccctgattccctcttttatgtctctttctctgtttctgggcataacagaattctgttatgcttttctggcatgtgtcagaaccctgttatgcttttcagagacagtgtacctgcagaatcagtagtgagagcgtgagagtctgtgcatgtctgtgcgtctctgcgcttggctgcgcctgtctgtacccttagtggtacggagtgcacttttgtctggaccgcacccctctcagaggatgacacgtggaggcctgcaactcacatctaaccacacacgtgtcacttccTGGAAGGGccctagcgcttctctttgtgtgcctaagttacgcccttgcggagtaacttaggatatttctctcatctgggtaaaccgcatactcttaggagaacgtcaggtgtggctggtctaggcacactcaccaaacgtcgctctctgcgtatacagcttacccttcacggtgccacgcacgtaatgggttgagggaatcaccaatcactgactggtttactagttccctcaggccactctcgtgcatgattccatgagatgtgctcatgcgagatccatgcgtaacgctctcgctgggaacctcagtcccagtttaactgcgtgtaacacgagaccccgatgacaatgcacccgatgactgatcagtgtttatttgcttctcgcgttctgcccccaggcgttagtctgagaactggtctgttggtggccacttggctactgaccaccgatcaccgttctggatgatctgtcctcCGACCTCTCtcccgcctgatctgtcggtggtcccTTGGTTACGGaccccccgatcaccgctcttggcgatcgtctccctgacctctttgccacctggtccacgtgtcaccctgcgagcgGTCCACGTGGTCTTCTACTGCTGACGTCATCTACGACCGATGatcgatcggatcacaagccccccagtctcgagtcgagaactcgttctcagcgaagagactaagtggttgtgccctcagtccacgtggcaagtgggaccgcatcacgtgccacctcacgtgcggcttctttaacgtttgaacttccttccttaatctcgcgacacgtggccccatcgacggccaACGTGGTGTGTCGTTAGcacttctcttattcaaattggcgcgctccttcactgttacttcatcttcttcaatcgacTCTCAGACCCCCTGCAAACTCTTCCTCTGCGCACCTATCTTTCTTCTAATTTTCTGCTTCCAGAactcttgcgatcatccaaaggtatggtttttcttcttcctgggtCTATTTAgatcatctttaccgattgcatttatctttctggttatcatgcattcatcttctctatttccctctctcgaacccgcgctagggttctTTTCACGTTCTCGCTTtgacttctgcttcttcttcttcctctcttcacctgggca encodes the following:
- the LOC137828425 gene encoding exopolygalacturonase clone GBGE184, producing MATAKAIFFLGIALLSCSCIGASRALETRRSLLLPILNNGPQIFDVTKFGAVADGKTDNIHAFRAAWGAACKNSTTEAKVLIPEGTYRIAQTMFAGPCNSPKPITVEVIGTVVANTNPSQYVSPEWFTFQDIDGLVLTGTGVFDGQGAAMWPLNDCKKNKNNCAPLPASLKFYKVNNSMVTGITSLNSMQFHFHIHGCSNVSLSHLNITAPENSPNTDGMHISSSDMIRVSSSVIGTGDDCISIGHSTTNLTIHDITCGPGHGISVGSLGKRPEEGSVNGVTVTNCTFVNTTNGARIKTWTGTVPMEIKNITYEGIIMKDVQNPVIIDQSYGSGLPGEPSTSVWKISDVHFRNIKGTTVSNIAVSLQCSIRNPCQGVEVADVDLAYAGPLSTTFLSSCLNAKAIFGGILNPPPC
- the LOC137828463 gene encoding protein SEED AND ROOT HAIR PROTECTIVE PROTEIN-like, with the protein product MKMACIHRTFFLAFMFVATLLVPSSGGDFGPKQHDVTQKFEEEKLLSTNIAIQGIVYCKSASKLIPVEGALTRITCEAVDEDGFETTPFSFLSEETDSKGYFLATLCPREVAENHVLKECRACLDASPLNNCSYATDVNQGISGALLHSPRFLHNKNMKLYTVGPFLFTSSPPSTVSDGY
- the LOC137830241 gene encoding endoglucanase 17-like — translated: MTFSLSLTVLLSLLSVLLLHVNALPLHYNHPIHHRHPRFATHNYRDALTKSILFFEGQRSGKLPPNQRMSWRRDSGLSDGAAMRVDLVGGYYDAGDNVKFGFPMAFTTTMLSWSVIEFGGLMKGELQNARVAIRWATDYLLKATAHPNTIYVQVGDAKKDHACWERPEDMDTPRSVFKIDANTPGSEVAAETAAALAAASLVFRRTDPTYSKTLVRRAIRVFQFADKYRGSYSNALKPFVCPFYCSYSGYQDELLWGAAWLHKATKNPMYLNYIKVNGQILGAAEFDNTFGWDNKHAGARILLSKEFLVHRVQSLHDYKGHADNFVCSLIPGTSFSSTQYTPGGLLFKMSDSNMQYVTSTSFLLLTYAKYLTSAHTVVNCGGIAVTPKRLRTIAKKQVDYLLGDNPLKMSYMVGYGPRYPRRIHHRGSSLPSIAVHPGKIQCSAGFSVMNSQSPNPNILVGAIVGGPDQHDRFPDERSDYEQSEPATYINSPLVGALAYLAHSFGQL